TGTCGGCATAGAGGATGGTAACTCCTCTGTCCCTTAATTTTCTGGTCATCTCATCAACCTGATGACGGGAGGTGGCGTGAAAGGCTAAATGGTTAAGACCACTTGTCCCCGATGATAGGGAATGTCAAGATACCTTGTTTCCGCTTGTACAAAAACAATGTACATATCATCCAATCTCCAACTCTTCCCGCTTTCCCACTCCTGGAATGGCTCATAATTCATCCTCCAAAAACCAGCCCCAAAAATCAACGGTCCTATTTAAATTTGAAACATTCAGCTCAATATGATGAATAAATCCCTTTGACAACTCTCTTCCTCTCCTCATTATCGCTTTTCGTGAATTGGCGTTACTCGTGAATTTGGTGCTTTTATTCTTGAGTTTGGGCCTTTTACTCGTGAGTTTTCGCCTTTCCTCGTGAGTTTGAGGTATTTACTCGTGAATTTTGGCGTTTTACTCGTGAGTTTACGCCTTTTACTCGTGAATTCTGCTATTTTACTCGTGAGTTTCAGCGTTTTACTTGTAAATGGGCGTTACTCATGAGTTTGGTGCTTTTACAAAATACAAATCCGAGTGGACAGAATGGATTTATTTTGTTATTATAGTTACCGAGGGTAACAATTACTAAAGGTAACTATATATTGTATATAAGGGGTGTTTCTGATAGAGACTTACCAAAAGTTCTTTCAGCAATTTTTGCTGCTGTACCGTCCGTTTGAAAATAATCTTAATATCCAGCTGGGCAAGCATGATTTACACAGGGCGCAATGGTCGATTTTACATTTCTTATTCAATTATGATTCGGCAACGCTTGTAGAGCTTGCCAATTATCAAGGTGTGGAAAAACCAACGATTACGAGGACCATTGCCCGCTTGGAAGAACTGGGGTATGTCGAGCATGTGCCCAGTAAAGATAAACGCGAGAAAAGAATGCGGCTTACTGAGCTTGGCAAAAAGATCTACAGCGAAGTCCGCGTGACAATCGATCAATACGAACAGGATATCTTGAAAGGAATCACTGAAGAGGAACAACTTGCAGCCATACGTATCATGGGCGAAATAAGAAATAACATTATAAAGTAAGGGGATAATAACATGGATCAATCCAGAGCCAGACTGTGGACGAAGGACTTTGTCATCGTTTCGTCCATCAATTTTTTCATCACATTAATTTTTTATTTACTGATGGTCACACTTGCCATCTATGCTGTTAATGAATTGGATGCTTCTACAAGCGAAGCCGGACTCATATCGGGTATTTTTATAATCGGGACGTTAATCGGACGTCTGTTCATTGGCCGTTTCATTGATTCAATCGGCCGCAAGAAAACATTATTCATAGGTTTGATCTTTTTCACTTTGACAACACTTCTA
The DNA window shown above is from Peribacillus sp. FSL P2-0133 and carries:
- a CDS encoding MarR family transcriptional regulator, with protein sequence MFLIETYQKFFQQFLLLYRPFENNLNIQLGKHDLHRAQWSILHFLFNYDSATLVELANYQGVEKPTITRTIARLEELGYVEHVPSKDKREKRMRLTELGKKIYSEVRVTIDQYEQDILKGITEEEQLAAIRIMGEIRNNIIK